Proteins encoded by one window of Candidatus Poribacteria bacterium:
- a CDS encoding arylsulfatase: MDTHTSPNIVFIMADDMGYGDVGCYNPDSKIPTPNMDKLAEEGIRFTDAHSPSAVCTPTRYGVLTGRYCWRSRLKHGVLYGYEPPLIEPERLTVPGLLKDVGYNTACVGKWHLGLGFSTVPGYDFDFNAPLPWQNAGRELEEHIDFTAPLTGGPVDIGFDYFYGNSGCPTCQPPYGFIENDTFVEVPSVYHEVPEFTSRPGMMTPGWEHKDADPLIAQKAVEYIEGQADADAPFFLYLTPSAPHEPCTEAVVPDFARGKSSAGPRGDLVWLVDWMVGEVMDALERTGKADETLIFVTSDNGALPGDRIQADNSPMPYHLYDHKSCGDWRGYKAHIWEGGHREPLIVRWPGIIAPNTETDALTCLTDLMATCAAIVSTEVPDDAGQDSCNILPALLGQKTKNPLREAIVHHSSTGVFSIRHGEWKLILGTQGSGGWPPPRDGGPKPDVPGQLYQIYEDPGETNNVWETHPEIVGCLTTLLERFKREGHSQM, encoded by the coding sequence ATGGATACACATACCTCTCCAAACATTGTCTTTATCATGGCAGACGATATGGGATACGGCGATGTCGGCTGTTATAACCCCGATTCAAAGATTCCCACCCCGAATATGGATAAACTCGCAGAGGAAGGCATTCGCTTCACCGATGCACACTCCCCCTCCGCGGTCTGCACACCGACACGATACGGGGTCTTAACGGGACGCTACTGCTGGCGAAGTCGCCTCAAACACGGCGTGCTTTACGGATATGAGCCTCCCCTTATTGAACCTGAACGCTTGACAGTGCCCGGACTGCTGAAGGACGTGGGCTACAATACCGCATGCGTCGGTAAATGGCATTTAGGTCTCGGATTTTCGACGGTACCGGGATACGATTTCGATTTCAATGCACCGCTGCCGTGGCAGAACGCAGGACGTGAGTTGGAGGAACATATTGATTTCACCGCACCATTGACCGGTGGTCCAGTAGATATTGGTTTCGACTATTTTTACGGAAATTCCGGTTGCCCAACCTGCCAACCGCCTTATGGCTTCATTGAGAACGATACGTTTGTCGAGGTCCCAAGCGTCTATCATGAGGTGCCGGAGTTCACGAGCCGTCCGGGAATGATGACCCCAGGGTGGGAGCACAAAGACGCAGATCCCCTCATCGCGCAGAAGGCGGTTGAATATATTGAAGGACAAGCCGATGCGGACGCGCCTTTCTTCCTCTACCTGACCCCCTCAGCACCGCATGAACCTTGCACAGAGGCAGTTGTGCCAGACTTCGCACGCGGCAAGAGCAGTGCCGGTCCTCGCGGGGATTTGGTGTGGCTTGTCGATTGGATGGTAGGCGAAGTAATGGATGCTTTAGAACGCACCGGCAAAGCTGATGAGACACTCATCTTCGTCACGAGCGATAACGGCGCGCTGCCCGGCGACCGAATCCAAGCAGACAATAGCCCGATGCCATACCATCTCTACGACCACAAGTCGTGTGGTGACTGGCGTGGCTACAAGGCACATATCTGGGAAGGTGGACACCGCGAACCATTAATTGTACGTTGGCCCGGCATCATCGCACCGAATACCGAAACCGACGCGCTAACCTGTCTCACGGATCTGATGGCGACGTGCGCCGCTATTGTCAGCACCGAAGTCCCTGACGATGCAGGACAGGACAGTTGTAATATCTTACCCGCGTTGTTAGGTCAAAAGACAAAGAATCCTTTGCGAGAGGCTATCGTGCATCACTCCAGCACGGGCGTTTTTTCTATACGACACGGTGAATGGAAATTGATTTTGGGGACGCAAGGTTCAGGGGGCTGGCCCCCACCTCGTGATGGGGGTCCCAAACCGGATGTTCCGGGACAACTGTATCAAATCTATGAGGATCCGGGCGAAACGAACAATGTATGGGAAACGCATCCAGAGATCGT